The Lathyrus oleraceus cultivar Zhongwan6 chromosome 5, CAAS_Psat_ZW6_1.0, whole genome shotgun sequence genome includes the window GAATGGGGGAAAGCTCAGCAAGAGGCTTTCGATAGGATTAAAGAATACTTGATCCATCCACTGTTTCTGATACCGCCTTGTAGAAATAGGAGTATGAGGTTGTAGATATCTGCGTCTGACAAGACTTTAGGGAGCATGTTGGTTCAGGAGGATGATAATGgtgtcgaaagagccatttactaCCTTAGTAGGGTCTTAAATGATACAGAAACTAGGTATATCATAGTTGAAAAATTATGTTTATGCTTATATTTTTCTTGTACGAAGTTGAAGAATTATATAAAACCTGTTAACGTTTATGTTTCATTGCATTTCgatgttattaaacatatgttgtctaaaccaattttgcatagtcaAATTGGAAAATAGACACTAGCTTTAACTGAATATTCCCTAACTTACAGGCCCTTAAAGGCTATTAAGGGACAAGTGGTAGCAAACTTTATAGTCGACCACTCTATAACTGACAACACAGTGATTTATCTCGCATTAGAGTCCTGGAAGTTATACTTCAATGGGTCTAGTCATAAAGACGGAACATGCATATGGGTTctaattatttctcctaataaaattccaacaaaattccaatataaagtggaaggcctttgctcgaacaatgaggctgaatatgaagctttgatAGCCGGACTGGATATATTGTTGGAACTGGGGGAAACTCGAGTCAAAATAATGGGTGACTCAGAGTTAGTTATAAAATAGATCACAAAAGAGTACAAGTGTGTTAAAGAGAATCTCATCATGTACTTCATAATAGTCAGTCGATTGTTGAAAAGATTCGAGATGGCTAATATTCGAGACATAACGCGATTAGAAAATCAAGTGGCTAATGACTTGGCTCAAATTACGTCTGgatataaaatttcaaaagagaaattgcaaaaaataattgaagtcagaggaagagttGCGTCGACCAGATTAGCCCTACCAAACTTGGAAATGACAAAATTGGGATATGCTGACAAAGAGAGCTTCGAGATATTGGTAGTAGATAGCCTGACAGACGAGGATTAGAGAAAACCAATAGTGGAGTATTTGCAGAATCCGACGGTGTCTATCGAACGGGAAACCGGGTATCGAGCTTTAAGTTATGTCCTTTTGGGTAGTGACTTATTCAAAAAGACTCCTGAGGGAGTTTTACTCAAATGTCTTAGTGAACCAGAGGCATATCTAGCCCTTTCGACTGTCCATGGTGGAGCATGTGGGGCAGATCAGGTTGGCCATAAGATGAAGTGGTTATTATTTCGCCAAGGGCTATATTGGCCTACCATGTTAAAAGACTGCATTGGATTCTCCAAAGGATGCCAAGAGTGTCAAGTACATGCAGACATATAACATGTCCCTACAAGAGAACTGCATTCTATAGTCAAACCATGGCCttttagaggttgggctttagaTTTAGTTGGAGAAATTCAACCACCATCATCTAAAAGTCAGAGGTATATTTTGGTTAGTATTGATTACTTTATAAAATGGATTGAAGTTATACCTTTTCCAAATTTAGACCAAGAAGATATGATTGAATTTATCCAGAAACACattatttatagatttggaatcccaTAGACCATTACAACAGATCAGGGATCATAATTTACTGGTCGAAAAATGCAAGAATTTGCTAAGGAAATAGGTTTCAAACTATTAATTTCTACGCCATATTATGCTCAGGCTAATGGTCAGGTTGAAGCAACAAACAAGGTGCTAGTTAGTTCGATTAAGAAACATGTGGAGAAGAGGCCCAAAAACTGGCACAAGACTTTAGATCAGGTTTTGTGGGCGTGTCGAACCTCTCCCAAAGAGGTCACTAACTCGACTCCATTTCGACTGACTTTTGGtcatgatgcagttttaccagtcGAGATTTACCTGCAATCAACAAGAATTCAGAGGCATCATGAAATTCCATCAGAATCATATTGGAACATGATGCTTGATGAGTTAGTTGATCTAGATGAGGAGAGACTCAATGCCTTTGAATTATTGAAAAGGCAGAAGAAGAGAGTAGAGGAATCTTACAATAAGAAGGTTAAAGTTAAGATGTTTTTGCCTGAAGAATTGGTTTTGAAAGtgatccttccaatggatcgaaaAGATAGGGCCTTAGGGAAATGGTCCCCCAAATGGGAAGGTCCTTTTCAAATTTTGCAAGTATTCCCTAATGGTGCTTATGAGATCGAGGATCTTAATAAAGATAAAAGAATCTTAAGGGTGAatggaaaatatttaaagaaataTAATCCAACACTCCAAGAGATAAAAATAACGAACGAATAATTGTATGCGAATTGGTCGAAGCCAACATGGTGATAAAATGTTGCCAACATGGCTTAAGTTCATTACAATGGCCCAAGGGGTCAATAATCAATACAATTGAAACCAAAAAGTCGTGAAGGAATAAATGGAAAAGAGAGTAAAGCTAAAAGGGGAGATGAGCCTTCATATGGAGGTATTTTGCATTGTGAAGTTGCAGGTGTTTTTCACATAATGATCTTTTCAACCGAAGAGTCGTGAGCTCTGCTTCTAATGTTCACGCCTTTTCAACAAACTCCAGACCAAAATCTAGTTCCTTAGCCATGAAAgcatcatcaaacttcaaaagaTCATCTTTGCGTTTCTTGGCTCTAGAGATCTTGGCCTACGGTTCCTTTATTTGAGCTTTCGAAGAGGCAATGTCACAGTCGTGGCTTTCAATCTCTGCCTTGTTTTTAACTTTGGTTTTCTCCAGCTCCATTACTTTGTTGGTCAATTCGGTAGTTGCATCCCAAGCAGCTTCTTTAGCATCAACCTTTTTCTCAATTTCCTTAGTGATCTGAGGTAATAGCTTATGATCAGTAACAATTTGTTCGATCATAATTCCTAGTTCCAAGATGATGTTGGCAACTTCGGGATAAGCTTCCAATAAATTGACTTGGTTAAGGAGAGTCTTCAGAGATAAGGGGGCAGAAGGATCAGCCAACAGTAGTAGGAATAGATCACCTTTAAAgtttttttctttgatttttgAGAGAGCCTCTTCCACAGGTTTGCTTGAAGGTTGATCCTTAGAGGCTGTAGAGGTGCTAAGACTCTTTTCAGATGAACTTTCCCTTCTACTTAGCATAGCCTTCAAATATTCGAGAGGTTAATTTTGCTTCAAGGCTGCTAGTTCTTTTGAAGAAAGATCTCCAGTTGTTCCTGTCGAAGCTTTGATCACTTCAGGAACAACATCAGTTGTTGGAGTAGCAGTAGTTAGGCTTTGAGGCTGTCCTTCGTTCATCTAGATGTTATCATCATTGTTCCCCTCATCATTGGTATCTTATTCTTCTAGGTCTTCATCTTCCTCACCAACAGGGCCATCATGAAATAATGGTTGGtattcttcttcatcttctctcAGCTTTTCATCTTGAGCATCATCACCTCCCAAAGCAGCAGTGTTTGTACCATCAACTTTAGGCGAGCCACCTTCAGAGTCATGGACTTCTTCATC containing:
- the LOC127081168 gene encoding uncharacterized protein LOC127081168, with protein sequence MQEFAKEIGFKLLISTPYYAQANGQVEATNKVLVSSIKKHVEKRPKNWHKTLDQVLWACRTSPKEVTNSTPFRLTFGHDAVLPVEIYLQSTRIQRHHEIPSESYWNMMLDELVDLDEERLNAFELLKRQKKRVEESYNKKVKVKMFLPEELVLKVILPMDRKDRALGKWSPKWEGPFQILQVFPNGAYEIEDLNKDKRILRVNGKYLKKYNPTLQEIKITNE